AATATGGGCTCACCGCAAATGACATAATAAAAGCCGCAAAACAGGCTGTTTCCAACAAGAAACGCTGATGAAGAAAAAACCAAAACCCGAGAGGCCGTCCTGGGACAAGTACTTTATGGAGATCACCAAGGTGGTCTCAACCAGGTCCACCTGCATAAGAAGGCAGGTGGGGGCGGTCATTGTAAAGGACAAAAGGGTGCTTTCTACGGGTTATAACGGCCCGCCGAAGGGTCTTGCCCACTGTGATACCGTGGGATGCGTAAGGAACGAAAGCAATGTCCCCTCGGGGCAGAGGCATGAACTCTGCAGAGGACTTCACGCCGAGCAGAACGCCATAATTCAGGCCGCGTGGGACGGAGTAAAGATCCAGGATTCCACCCTCTACTGCACCCACCAGCCCTGCGTGATCTGCGTAAAGATGATGATAAATGCAGGGGTAAGGAGGGTCGTTTTTGAAGGCGACTATCCCGATGACCTAGCTGCCAACATGCTTATCGAATCGGGGCTTGAGATCTGCAAGATAGACGACAACAGAAAAAAATCACGGAAAAAGAAATAATGGACAGAGCCTGTGTAAAAGCCTCTGTCAGCGGTTTTGTCCAGGGCGTAGGATACAGGTATTATGTGCTTGACACCGCCAACATCCTTAAACTGAACGGATATGCCAAGAACCTGCCGGACGGAAAAGTGGAAGTGGTGGCCGAGGGGCAGAAAGAGGACCTTGAGATACTGCTCGACAAGTTAAAGAGGGGGTCCTACAGTTCCAGGGTCGAAGCACTTGATATAACCTGGACAAAGTGCGAAAATAGGCACAAGGGATTTCGGATATTATGAAAAAAATAGGCTATCTGGGGCCTGAAGGGACTTTTTCGCAGGAAGCCGGGAAAGTTTATGTGAAGGCGCTGGAAGTCAAAGCTGACCTCATACCGTATTCGACCCACCATGATCTTCTTTTTGCCGTGGACAGGGAAGAAGTTGACGAAGGCATAACTCCGATAGAAAATTCAATAGAGGGCTCTATCGGCATCGTTTATGACATGCTTGCCAAGGAAGTGGACCTCAAGATCAGGGGGGAGATCATACTTCCCATACATCATGCTCTGATGGCAAAAAAGCACCTGGAACTTAAGGATATAAAAGAAATAATCTCTCACCCCCAGCCGATAGAGCAGTGCAGAGGCTGGATAAGAAAACACCTGCCCAGGGCCGCCGTCAGCCTCTCATACAGTACTTCCGAAGCCGCCAAGCTTGTCGCCTTTTCTGACAGGGACGATATCGCGTGCGCCGGACCGGCAGGCCTGGCCAAACTCTACGAGCTTAAGGTCATCGTTAAAGATATAGCCGATTACAAAGACAATGCCACCCGCTTCGTTATACTGGGCAAAGCCGACCATAAAAAAACAGGCGCGGACAAGACTTCCATCGTTTTTTCGGCTATCACGGATCAGCCGGGGGGCCTGCACACCATTCTCGGGGAATTTGCGATAAGGAACATCAACCTTACTAAAATAGAGTCAAGGCCGTCAAAAAAAGCCCTGGGCGACTATTACTTTTTTATAGATATGGAAGGGCACAGGCAGGACAAAGAGATACACGGGGCGCTTGCTGATATCATGAACAAAGTGTCTTTCATAAAAGTACTGGGCTCATATCCAAAAGGAGGTAAATAGCATGTCCGGCAAAAAAGGCTCTTTTCTTGACCTTCTGTTCTTGGGAGGGATAATAGGGGCGGGACTGGGGCTGCTTTTTGCCCCTTCCAAAGGAGAAGACACCAGAAAAAAGATCAAAGAAAAGATAGATGAACTGAGCGCTTCCTCTTCGGGGGCCTCGGAAGGCATCAAGACCGTCTCTCAGGAGATGATACAGAAGACGATATCCTCGATAGAAGAGGGCATAGACCGGCTTACGCTGGCGGCGCAGGAAGCGCAGAAAGCCTCTGACGAAAAAAGACGGGAGCTTGGAGAAGCCACCCCGGGCAAAGGCGGTGAGTAATATGGACATGAACCTGGTCATCTCTATCTGTGTGATCATAGTTACGGCCTCTGTTGTTGCCCTTGCGGTGCATACCATCATGATATTGGTGGATGTGAGAAAAATGATCAAGCCAATTGATAAAATGGTCAACGAGTTCCACGGCGAGTTCAAGCCGCTGATAAAGGACTTTTCCGGCATCACCGGCACCGTCAACAGTTTTCTTGCAAGACTGGACAGAATATCCGGGCTTTTTCTCGGAAAGTTCGATATGATGGCTCAGGGGAGCGAAAAAGCCGTCTCGTTCATCCAGAAGGTTGTTAATAATCCAAGAGTTGAACTGGCCAGTATCGGAGCCGGCATAAAAAAAGGCCTCGAAGTATTATTCAAAACGAAAGGAGACAGCGATGGGAAAGATTAAGACCCTACTTACTGGCGGGCTGATCGGAGCGGTTCTGGGCGTGCTTTTTGCGCCGAAAAAAGGCGAGGAGACCAGAAAAGAGCTGTCAGGGGAGACCGAAAAATGGAGCGCCAAGGCCAAAGAAACGGCGGACTCCGTTAAGAAGACGGCCAAAGAACTGGCCGATAAGGCCAAAGACCTGTTCAAGGGGTCTAATGGCTAAGACCGGGATCGCTCTTGACCTTGGAACGACCAATTTAGCCGGGTTCATCATAGATCTTGACAAGCCCAAAGACCGCTTTGCGGCGCAGATAAAATGCTCGCTTGCAAAGCACGGCAGGGATCTGGTGACCCGGCTTACTTTTGCCTCATCCAGCGAAAAACTTGCCGTGCTGCAAAAACTTCTCGTTTCGGATGTGAACAACATCATCCAGATATTGAGCAAGAGGATAAAGATCAACCGCAAAAGGCTGGACCGGCTTGTTGTCAGCGGAAATACCCCGATGCTGCATTTTTTGCTGGGCAGGGATGTTTCGGGGCTCAAAGCCTATCCGTTCTCTCCCCAGATAAAAGGCTCCGAAAATATAGATGCTTCTTCAATAGGGATCACAGCGGGTAAAGATACAAAACTCATCACTCTTCCCATAGTTAGCGCTTTTGTCGGGGGAGATGCGGTTGCGGGGGTGCTTTATACCTGGATGAGCAAAGTGTCTTCGCTTAAGCTTTTGATAGACCTTGGGACCAACGCGGAACTGGTCCTTGGCAGTTGCAAAGGCCTCTGGTCCGCCTCGGCGGCGGCAGGCCCCGCCTTTAGGGGCAGTGAACTGCTTCTTGGCTCAAAAATGATCTCAAAAGTTGCAGGGATGCTGAGAAAGGGAGAAATAGACCGGACGGGGAGAGTGCTAAGTCCCGACCTTAAAAGGTCGGCTCCGGTTTGTTCTGAAAAAGAGCCGACGCGACTCGACCGAGCTCGTCGAGGTCTTCAGCGTCGGGACATTTCTATAACCCAGGATGATATACGCAACCTGCAGCTGGCCAAAGCCGCTATAAGGGCAGGGATAGAGATCCTGCTGGAAAAGGCAGGCAAAAAAATAGGGGATGTCAGAAAGATCCTGTTGTCAGGGCTTTTTGGCGAAAGGATAGAGATCGCTGATGCCATGGATATCGGGCTTATCCCAAAGGTTGAAAGGACAAAAGTGCGCTCCATCGGGAATTCATCGCTTGGCGGAGCAAAATTGGTGCTGCTAAAGGACGGCTTGCTCGAAAAGGCTTTTTCGGCGGCTTCTTCGGTTAATCATGTGGAGCTTTCTCTGGAAAAGAAATATCAGGACCTTTTTCTGGAGAATATCAATTTTTCCTGAACTCTGCCGGAGTTCAGCCGCGTCTTTCCATTGCTTTTCTGAAGGCTTCCAGCATAACTTCCGAGTGTTCGTTTTCTTCTTTGTGCGAGCGTACTATTAGCTGCGTGTAGCCTCTGTGAGGCTGCAGCCTCATCAGGGTCACTGTAAGAGAGGCCCCGACAAAGGTCTCCGGCTCAGCCTCCGAAGGCCCGATCCATTCCGAGGCCGGGAGAAAACCTTTGAGGAGTTCCCTGTAGAGGACTTCAAAACCCGCAAAAGAACCGTCCCTTTTATAGGATGCCTCTGTTGCCATGACCTGGAAAGGCCAGGCAAGCGCGCCCTGAAATCCGTCAAGGAGCTCATCCTGGGCAAGAGCCGTAGAGAATTTGCCGATGAACCTGCCGGCATCTATCTCGAACACTTTACCTGTAAGTCCCGTATCTATGAAATGGGAAAGAAATGATATCTTGTCGCCGGCGTTGGGTCCGGCGTATCTTGAAGTGTGTGACAGCGGCAGGAACAGGTTGGGAAGGCCCGTCTTAAAGGACAGAACGGCCGTTGTGGGGGAAGAAGGCCTGTTAAAGCCCAGCATGTCAGCTTCCACAAACGCTCCCGACATTTTGGCATCTTCGATCTCTCCAAAGGTATCATCCTTTTCTATAAGGTCAAGCACATAATAGTTGCCGGCCGAGGATCTCCCTATATCTCTTGCCTGGGCTATTACGGACATTCCGCTCTCGAGTTGTTCACCGGTTATCAGGTTCCCTGGTATGTCGCGGGCGGTAATGACCCTGTAACCGTTGCCGAACCTGCTCCTTGTTAGCGGCTCTCCGACCCTGGCGAACATAGGTTCGGAGCCGCTTACCTCGTCTTCCATAAATGCCTTTTGTGCGTCCCCCCTGTAAGAGAGAATGATAAGGTTGTCCTGCGGCCTAAAATAGACGGGAGTGGCCAGAAACTGTCGGATGCCTCTGGCAAGATCGCTTGTAAGGTCGGACCTGAAGAACCTGTTAACATGCATCAGGCATTTCACCCCTTCAACAGCCACAGGGATAGAACGCAGCCCGGGCAAAGGTTCGGCCAAAAGCTCTGCGGTCACCGGCATCCTCCGGTTGGCAGAGGCCTCTATCCTTGCCAGTGAGACGGCGGGCGCGAATTTTGGTCCTGTCAGTTCCATACGCTTATTAATCGAAGATTCCAGGGCAAAATTTCACTTTACGCATGCTATAATCACAGCAAAAGCGATGAAAAAGAAGATAGAAGAACTGCTTAAACAGGCGCTTGGCACAAGCAGCGCGGAAGTTGTGATCCCAAAGGATGGTGCCCATGGCGATTATTCCTCTTCTGTTGCGCTTTCTATGGCTAAACAGGAAGGTAAAAAGCCCAGGGAAATTGCAGAAAGCATCCTTAAGAAACTGGAAAAACTCCCGGGATCGGAAATTCTGAAAAAGGCAGAGATAGCCGGGCCCGGCCACCTCAATTTTTTTATCAAAGATGAACAGCTGGCGGATTTGCTCAGCGAAATAAACGAAGAAAGGCGATCCTACGGCAACTCTAAAGAAGAAAAAGGCAAAAGCGTCCTCTTGGAATTCGTCAGCGCCAACCCTACGGGGCCGCTTCATATCGGGCACGGCAGGTGGGCTGCCATCGGCGACAGCATGGCAAGGATACTTAAGGCCGCAGGGTACAGGGTGCAGACGGAGTTTTATGTGAACAATGTCGGCAGACAGGTTGAGCTCCTGATCCGGTCGGTCCTTTCTCATATCAACGGCACTCCTCTTCCTGCGGACGGGTATGCAGGGGCATATGTCAAGGAGATAGCCGATGCCTGCAGGGACATAAAGCCGGAGGCTCTGAAGGCTGAAGTGCTTGAAATGATCTTAAAGGAACAAAAAGAAACATTGTCTTTGATCAATGTGAACTTTGACAATTGGTTCAGAGAACAGACGCTCCATGAAAGCGGAAGAATCAAAGGAACACTCGAAACTCTTAAGAATAAAGGTCTTGCATACGAAAAAGAAGGTGCCCTTTGGTTCAGGTCCACTGATTTTGGGGACGATAAGGACAGGGTGCTGGTAAGAGAGAGCGGAGAGCCGACTTATTTTGCGGCTGACCTGGCTTATCATGAAGATAAATTCAAAAGAGGCTTTGAGCTCTTGATCAATGTCTGGGGCACGGACCACCACGGTTATGTCAAAAGGCTTGAGTCAAGCCTTGAAGCCCTGGGACACCCCAAAGGCAGCCTTAGGATAATAATCGGCCAGCTGGTCTCTCTTTACAGGGGCAGCGAGCCGGTTAGGATGTCAAAGAGGACAGGGGACATGATTACGCTGCGGGAAGTTATAGAAGAAACAGGAAGCGACGCAACAAGATTTTCTTTGCTGATGACGGGGGCTGATTCACACATGGACTTTGATATTGAACTGGCCAAGAAAAAGTCCATGGATAACCCTGTTTATTATGTCCAGTACGCCCATGCCAGGATCTGCTCGGTTTTTGAAGAGGCAAGAACAGAGCCGGACTTTTCAAGCCTTGATCTGCTGTCCCATGCTTCGGAGCGGGAATTGATCAAGAAACTGGCTGATCTTCCTGATGCGATAGAAAGAGCAGCGGCTTCTTTAGAGCCACACCACATCGCAAGGTATGCAAGGGAACTGGCCGCTCTCTTTCATTCCTATTATCACAAATGCAGGGTGATAACAGACGATCCTGCGCTTACAAAAGCGAGGCTGGCACTGCTTTTTTGCACTCGAATAGTGCTGGCAAATGTGTTAAAATTGTTGGGAAGCAGCGCCCCCGAAAGGATGTAAAGATGAAATACGCTTTCTTCAAAGGCGAGATAGTCCCGTTCCAGGACGCAAAGATATCCGTTATGACCCATGCCTTTAACTACGGCACGGGCGTTTTTGAGGGTATAAGAGGCTATTACAATCCGGAAAAGAAGCAAATGTATATCCTCAAGCTTAAGGAGCATTATGAGAGGTTCTTAAGGTCCTGCAGAGTGCTCAAGATGAAGCCAAGACTTACTGTCGAAGAGCTCTGCCAGGTTACCGTGGAGCTGGCCAAAAAGAACTCGTACCATGAGGATGTATATATCAGGCCGCTGGCCTATAAATCAGATGAACGGATAGGCCTCGGGCTTACCGGGATAGGGGACGACCTGTGCATTTTTCTTTCCCCGTTCGGCGAATATCTTGATATCTCTAAGGGCATCCGGGTCTGCACCTCCACCTGGCGCAGGATAGATGACATTTCTGTGCCAGCCAGGGCCAAAGTGACCGGCTCATATATTAACTCTTCGCTTGCAAAATCAGATGCCATAGAGTCCGGCTTTGCCGAGGCGATAATGCTGTCCCACGACGGCCATGTTGCCGAGGGGAGCGGGGAGAACATCTTTATGGTGCGAAGCGGAAAACTCATCACTCCTCCGGTCACTGACAACATCCTTGAGGGGATCACCAGAGAGGCCATTATGGAGCTGGCAAAGGATAAACTGGGACTGGATACCGTAGAGAGGTCCGTAGACAAGTCCGAACTCTATATGGCCGACGAGCTTTTCTTTACCGGGACGGGGGCGCAAGTTTCCCCCATAATTGAGGTTGACAGGCACATGGTCGGCGACGGGGCAATGGGGCCCATTACTCAAAAACTCCAGAAAGCCTATTTTATCGCCGCAAGAGGCGAGGACCACAAATATCCTCACTGGGTGACCCCGGTTTACTGATGATAAAGGGAACCGGTATCGATATTGTTGAGATCGACCGGATCAAGGCCGCTGTAAAACAGTTCGGTTCAAGGTTCCTCGAAAGGATCTATACTCCCCACGAGATCGCCTATTGCACCAAATTCAACAAGCTGCGCTATCCGGAGCTTTCGGTCCGCTTTGCCGCCAAGGAGGCTTATGCCAAGGCGATAGGCACAGGGATGAGGGGCATCTACTGGAAGGATATAGAAGTTAACAATGACAAAAAGGGGAAGCCATTCCTTAAGATAAGAAAAAAACAGGCAAAAAGGTCTTATCTCACGCTTTCGCACAGCCAAAAATACGCTGTGGCCTCTGTGATCATAGAATGAATCCGTGTTTTGTTGACTTCTTCTTGGGGGCGTAATATCATACAGGAAGCAAGGAGTAGAAAATGGACACAAGGCTGCATTTTAGATGGAAATTGATCCTTATCCCGGTCATCATCCTTTCGGTCCTTTATCTCCTTTTTAAGGTGCCTAGCACTGTGGGGACCTTTGTTGTCGGCCTGCTTATCTACATGATACTCAGCCCAGTGGTCAACAGGCTCTGCCGCATATATGATGTCAGGCCTCTGTGGACGGTGCTTGTGATGCTCCTGTCTTTCTTCTCTATAGGGCTGCTGCTTTCTCTTGCAAATTACCTTATGATGAACGAACTCCCTGACCTTTCAAAACAGCTGCCTGCATTTTCTCAAAGTTTTAATTCTATCCTGGCTCAGGTTGACTCTAAGTTCTCTTTTGTCGACCAGTTCTTTCCGGGCAAAGGCTCAAGCGTATCGCAGAGAATGCTCGGGGGTTTCCTTAACTCCGGGGCGATCGAAGCATTCCTTAACAACTCCACTCAGACCCTCTTCAGGATAATGGCGATGTCATTTTCTTTTGTAATGGCGCTGATAATTTCGGTCTATCTTATACTTGACGAGGGCAGGATACTTGACCTTATAGAAGAAAGGCTCCCTAAAAAAT
The sequence above is drawn from the Candidatus Margulisiibacteriota bacterium genome and encodes:
- a CDS encoding cytidine/deoxycytidylate deaminase family protein gives rise to the protein MKKKPKPERPSWDKYFMEITKVVSTRSTCIRRQVGAVIVKDKRVLSTGYNGPPKGLAHCDTVGCVRNESNVPSGQRHELCRGLHAEQNAIIQAAWDGVKIQDSTLYCTHQPCVICVKMMINAGVRRVVFEGDYPDDLAANMLIESGLEICKIDDNRKKSRKKK
- a CDS encoding acylphosphatase — its product is MDRACVKASVSGFVQGVGYRYYVLDTANILKLNGYAKNLPDGKVEVVAEGQKEDLEILLDKLKRGSYSSRVEALDITWTKCENRHKGFRIL
- the pheA gene encoding prephenate dehydratase; protein product: MKKIGYLGPEGTFSQEAGKVYVKALEVKADLIPYSTHHDLLFAVDREEVDEGITPIENSIEGSIGIVYDMLAKEVDLKIRGEIILPIHHALMAKKHLELKDIKEIISHPQPIEQCRGWIRKHLPRAAVSLSYSTSEAAKLVAFSDRDDIACAGPAGLAKLYELKVIVKDIADYKDNATRFVILGKADHKKTGADKTSIVFSAITDQPGGLHTILGEFAIRNINLTKIESRPSKKALGDYYFFIDMEGHRQDKEIHGALADIMNKVSFIKVLGSYPKGGK
- a CDS encoding YtxH domain-containing protein, coding for MSGKKGSFLDLLFLGGIIGAGLGLLFAPSKGEDTRKKIKEKIDELSASSSGASEGIKTVSQEMIQKTISSIEEGIDRLTLAAQEAQKASDEKRRELGEATPGKGGE
- a CDS encoding YtxH domain-containing protein, with the translated sequence MGKIKTLLTGGLIGAVLGVLFAPKKGEETRKELSGETEKWSAKAKETADSVKKTAKELADKAKDLFKGSNG
- a CDS encoding ASKHA domain-containing protein; the protein is MAKTGIALDLGTTNLAGFIIDLDKPKDRFAAQIKCSLAKHGRDLVTRLTFASSSEKLAVLQKLLVSDVNNIIQILSKRIKINRKRLDRLVVSGNTPMLHFLLGRDVSGLKAYPFSPQIKGSENIDASSIGITAGKDTKLITLPIVSAFVGGDAVAGVLYTWMSKVSSLKLLIDLGTNAELVLGSCKGLWSASAAAGPAFRGSELLLGSKMISKVAGMLRKGEIDRTGRVLSPDLKRSAPVCSEKEPTRLDRARRGLQRRDISITQDDIRNLQLAKAAIRAGIEILLEKAGKKIGDVRKILLSGLFGERIEIADAMDIGLIPKVERTKVRSIGNSSLGGAKLVLLKDGLLEKAFSAASSVNHVELSLEKKYQDLFLENINFS
- the argS gene encoding arginine--tRNA ligase; translated protein: MKKKIEELLKQALGTSSAEVVIPKDGAHGDYSSSVALSMAKQEGKKPREIAESILKKLEKLPGSEILKKAEIAGPGHLNFFIKDEQLADLLSEINEERRSYGNSKEEKGKSVLLEFVSANPTGPLHIGHGRWAAIGDSMARILKAAGYRVQTEFYVNNVGRQVELLIRSVLSHINGTPLPADGYAGAYVKEIADACRDIKPEALKAEVLEMILKEQKETLSLINVNFDNWFREQTLHESGRIKGTLETLKNKGLAYEKEGALWFRSTDFGDDKDRVLVRESGEPTYFAADLAYHEDKFKRGFELLINVWGTDHHGYVKRLESSLEALGHPKGSLRIIIGQLVSLYRGSEPVRMSKRTGDMITLREVIEETGSDATRFSLLMTGADSHMDFDIELAKKKSMDNPVYYVQYAHARICSVFEEARTEPDFSSLDLLSHASERELIKKLADLPDAIERAAASLEPHHIARYARELAALFHSYYHKCRVITDDPALTKARLALLFCTRIVLANVLKLLGSSAPERM
- a CDS encoding branched-chain amino acid transaminase; its protein translation is MKYAFFKGEIVPFQDAKISVMTHAFNYGTGVFEGIRGYYNPEKKQMYILKLKEHYERFLRSCRVLKMKPRLTVEELCQVTVELAKKNSYHEDVYIRPLAYKSDERIGLGLTGIGDDLCIFLSPFGEYLDISKGIRVCTSTWRRIDDISVPARAKVTGSYINSSLAKSDAIESGFAEAIMLSHDGHVAEGSGENIFMVRSGKLITPPVTDNILEGITREAIMELAKDKLGLDTVERSVDKSELYMADELFFTGTGAQVSPIIEVDRHMVGDGAMGPITQKLQKAYFIAARGEDHKYPHWVTPVY
- the acpS gene encoding holo-ACP synthase, with the translated sequence MIKGTGIDIVEIDRIKAAVKQFGSRFLERIYTPHEIAYCTKFNKLRYPELSVRFAAKEAYAKAIGTGMRGIYWKDIEVNNDKKGKPFLKIRKKQAKRSYLTLSHSQKYAVASVIIE
- a CDS encoding AI-2E family transporter, yielding MDTRLHFRWKLILIPVIILSVLYLLFKVPSTVGTFVVGLLIYMILSPVVNRLCRIYDVRPLWTVLVMLLSFFSIGLLLSLANYLMMNELPDLSKQLPAFSQSFNSILAQVDSKFSFVDQFFPGKGSSVSQRMLGGFLNSGAIEAFLNNSTQTLFRIMAMSFSFVMALIISVYLILDEGRILDLIEERLPKKFLTLNRKMWHDMVSSISGYFMGLFILGLILFFSSWIGLSLLRVHYSFLLSVWIGITIIIPYLGPFIGSIPASVMALSQGVAPGVYTILFLTLLQFFVTSILSPKIIGEIIGVHPVLVILALIAGGELGGMVGMIVAVPLTSVVLIFLKYYWPMFLED